The following are encoded together in the Osmia lignaria lignaria isolate PbOS001 chromosome 13, iyOsmLign1, whole genome shotgun sequence genome:
- the LOC117602536 gene encoding uncharacterized protein LOC117602536 isoform X1 — protein sequence MEQDSRRKGPRSPSADSEDSSHRRRSRKYDRSPSPRRSRYRRSRSRDRRSRSSSRDRRRKESSRSQQEWKQSASQTQTSTPNPANPGGYVPPVHNQYQAPPPPNTSQPPPPLSAYNQGYSTYNYNYGQGYDYSYQQPTSYRSDYPPPNWQGNQVSYNNQQPPPPPTLTSQQESSRPVDSGSSGLVSSLARPEDARKEAAIAAEVKQQKATLAKQREEYVKKSATLQRELEILRQQCDEIGKEGGRENNRIIKENQKLQIEIQNKMKSIHNVIDMLTGIIGDKATVDDLKSKFKLEINKRSRSPKEDFPKGKSESPDRSSASDSDKESKIERETKERRSPEDSKPMYNFVHYDPEMHWCKVCDIFPKTAKEYLNHLHSNEHKEACLERKIVDMPWHERNGEGTEKEVPYYPGLPTKRTPIKGLQFFSAATAWYCKLCDSWIGDLHCASLHLKSKQHSENYSRFVDQNPHWETDWMADREKAFSEEKHKQIQMELQKHKEDDPPPKKKSKKSKKKSKKSKKRRNRSSGSDSSSESENSDTDSDQDMSKSIRVAMRNKMKASTQAILNEEIDYHRIKLKGHWSKMAQHLNQPPTPEPQSVETDERQLLNSIRDKLKAKQEEEMKSISNRRLSQEKTIEEEEEEEEEEEEEEPEQTSFSNKVKAESLEAWGPKEPPKPFWIKKEEEKPQPIANKPIELPKPEEMPKPHMGFWTKQQVNMTVKPPESCKSMEKEDERERESERYKDDRDRKYERREDKYERYNRYERRRGRDRDRDRDRDRDRDRDRDRDRDRERERDYYDDRRKRDSNDSPRRERSWRDSPKRNYDKYGKDRRDDNSSNDESKFEKKTNESASKSKKGSMPSKKSAPQVSKGKLPFIGRLPLFKKKTEEPKLPEKDITPLPYQQSKFEDTPKVPNEIINPPGVVHITKLATPLNLGNNSNSNNNSAANSSNTSIPPVQNNKNQSMKILVAPPPPVLNETKPTQQVVDMEIEDQTEETVIEEPIIEQQKQGVSKLPLPPHPPPPLNRPPPSFSAQPSQQQQSPQQSVQTRPQFPTNRPPPPFLSNPPPFVQSQPRFSPHQPVRPPVQTHPPYMTNPPPQMPTVPPFVQNHQNPPPPPLPTVEGATADIAEIPEPTEKRTDPSIPLPDDLQEALNIIFPKEETETKQQNSQETNIMYSSMYSMLGCVGYGPEYMDQPPPEITQAESEVDTQPGPDDLKMLGIDEGDTIL from the exons ATGGAGCAAGATTCGAGACGTAAAGGACCAAGAAGCCCTAGTGCAGATTCAGAAGATTCATCTCATAGAAGAAGATCAAGAAAGTACGATAGATCTCCTTCTCCAAGAAGAAGTAGATATCGCCGATCTCGTTCTCGGGATAGAAGATCGCGTTCAAGTTCAAGGgatcgaagaagaaaagagtcCAGTCGTTCGCAACAAGAATGGAAACAATCGGCATCTCAGACTCAGACTTCTACCCCGAACCCAGCCAATCCTGGTGGCTACGTGCCACCAGTTCATAATCAGTATCAG GCACCTCCGCCTCCAAATACCAGTCAACCGCCGCCACCTTTATCGGCTTATAACCAGGGGTACAGTACCTACAACTACAACTATGGACAAGGCTATGACTATAGTTACCAGCAACCTACTAGTTACCGCAGT GATTATCCACCACCGAACTGGCAAGGGAACCAGGTATCTTATAATAATCAGCAGCCACCACCACCGCCTACGTTAACATCCCAACAAGAATCGTCAAGACCAGTGGACAGTGGTTCTTCTGGATTGGTATCGTCTTTGGCAAGACCGGAGGATGCCAGGAAAGAAG CAGCAATCGCAGCTGAAGTAAAACAGCAGAAAGCAACGCTGGCTAAACAACGCGAAGAATATGTTAAGAAATCTGCTACGTTGCAACGTGAGCTGGAAATTTTACGTCAACAGTGCGATGAAATTGGTAAAGAGGGTGGACGGGAAAATAATCGCATCATTAAAGAAAATCAGAAGTTGCAG ATTGAAATACAAAACAAAATGAAGTCGATACACAACGTTATCGACATGCTTACCGGAATTATAGGAGACAAAGCTACGGTAGACGATCTTAAAAGCaagtttaaattagaaattaacaAACGTTCACGAAGTCCTAAAGAAGATTTTCCGAAAGGAAAATCAGAGTCACCTGATAGATCGTCGGCATCCGATTCTGACAAGGAGTCCAAAATTGAACGTGAGACGAAAGAGCGAAGGTCTCCTGAAGATTCAAAACCAATGTACAATTTCGTACATTATGATCCAGAAATGCACTGGTGTAAAGTCTGCGATATATTTCCTAAAACGGCAAAGGAATATTTGAATCATCTGCATAGCAATGAGCACAAAGAAGCATGTTTA GAACGCAAGATAGTTGATATGCCATGGCATGAGCGGAATGGAGAGGGAACGGAAAAGGAAGTGCCCTATTATCCTGGACTGCCAACGAAAAGAACACCAATTAAAG GTTTGCAGTTCTTCAGTGCTGCGACGGCATGGTATTGTAAACTTTGCGATTCCTGGATCGGCGATCTCCATTGCGCGAGTTTGCATTTGAAATCCAAACAGCATTCAGAGAATTATTCT cGTTTTGTAGACCAGAATCCTCATTGGGAAACCGATTGGATGGCAGATCGCGAGAAAGCTTTCTCCGAGGAGAAACACAAACAGATCCAAATGGAACTGCAGAAACATAAAGAGGACGATCCTCCGCCGAAGAAGAAGTCGAAGAAAAGCAAAAAGAAGTCGAAGAAATCTAAGAAACGAAGGAACAGAAGCAGCGGTAGCGATAGTTCCAGCGAATCAGAAAATTCCGACACCGATTCTGATCAGGACATGTCCAAGAGTATTCGTGTTGCTATGCGTAATAAAATGAAAGCATCGACTCAAGCGATCCTCAACGAGGAAATAGACTATCATCGAATAAAACTGAAAGGTCATTGGTCGAAAATGGCACAGCATTTGAATCAGCCACCAACTCCGGAACCGCAATCGGTAGAAACCGACGAGAGGCAATTGTTAAATTCGATCAGAGATAAACTGAAGGCTAAACAAGAAGAGGAGATGAAATCAATCAGTAATCGAAGATTGAGCCAAGAGAAAACAattgaagaggaagaagaggaggaggaagaggaagaggaagaagaaccaGAGCAAACCTCTTTCTCGAACAAAGTTAAAGCAGAGAGTTTAGAAGCTTGGGGGCCAAAAGAACCACCTAAGCCTTTTTggataaaaaaggaagaagaaaagccgCAACCAATCGCTAATAAACCAATCGAACTACCGAAGCCGGAAGAAATGCCAAAACCACACATGGGATTTTGGACGAAACAGCAGGTCAACATGACCGTTAAGCCGCCCGAAAGTTGCAAATCGATGGAGAAAGAAGATGAGAGAGAACGCGAGAGTGAAAGATACAAGGACGATCGCGATAGAAAGTACGAGAGACGGGAGGATAAATACGAACGTTATAACAGATACGAAAGAAGACGTGGCCGGGACAGAGACAGGGATCGAGACAGAGATAGGGACAGGGACAGGGATAGGGACAGAGATCGTGACAGGGAAAGGGAGAGGGATTACTATGATGATCGAAGGAAACGAGACAGTAATGATTCTCCGCGACGAGAAAGAAGTTGGCGCGACAGTCCAAAAAGAAATTACGATAAATACGGCAAAGATAGAAGAGATGACAATTCGTCCAACGACGAGtcgaaatttgaaaagaaaacaaaCGAGTCCGCGTCCAAGTCCAAGAAGGGTAGTATGCCTAGTAAAAAGTCAGCACCTCAGGTATCTAAAGGCAAGTTACCCTTTATTGGTAGATTACCGTTGTTCaagaaaaaaacagaagagCCGAAGTTGCCTGAAAAGGATATCACCCCTCTCCCGTACCAGCAAAGTAAATTCGAGGATACACCAAAAGTTCCCAATGAAATCATCAATCCCCCAGGTGTGGTTCATATCACTAAACTTGCTACTCCGCTTAATCTTGGTAATAACAGCAACAGTAATAACAATAGCGCCGCTAACAGTAGTAACACCAGCATTCCACCTGTTCAAAACAATAAAAATCAGTCGATGAAGATATTAGTAGCTCCGCCACCGCCAGTATTGAACGAAACAAAACCGACGCAACAAGTAGTTGATATGGAAATCGAAGATCAAACCGAGGAGACGGTGATAGAGGAGCCGATAATAGAACAGCAAAAGCAGGGTGTATCTAAATTACCTTTGCCTCCTCATCCTCCACCACCGTTAAACAGACCACCGCCATCTTTCTCGGCTCAACCGTCGCAGCAACAGCAATCCCCGCAACAATCTGTCCAAACCAGACCACAATTCCCTACAAACCGACCACCGCCACCGTTCTTGTCTAATCCACCACCGTTCGTTCAAAGTCAGCCACGATTCTCTCCTCATCAACCGGTACGTCCACCAGTACAGACTCATCCTCCTTATATGACAAACCCTCCGCCCCAAATGCCCACCGTTCCTCCTTTCGTTCAGAATCATCAGAATCCACCACCGCCTCCGTTACCAACCGTCGAAGGCGCGACAGCGGATATCGCTGAGATACCAGAACCTACCGAGAAACGAACCGATCCCAGCATTCCTTTGCCCGATGACCTGCAAGAAGCTCTGAACATTATTTTCCCCAAAGAAGAAACGGAAACTAAGCAGCAAAACAGCCAAGAAACAAATATCATGTATTCGTCTATGTATAGTATGTTAGGCTGCGTTGGTTACGGGCCAGAATATATGGATCAACCACCACCTGAGATCACGCAAGCTGAAAGCGAGGTGGATACTCAACCTGGACCAGATGATTTAAAGATGTTAGGTATTGACGAAGGAGATACAATCctgtaa
- the LOC117602536 gene encoding uncharacterized protein LOC117602536 isoform X2: MEQDSRRKGPRSPSADSEDSSHRRRSRKYDRSPSPRRSRYRRSRSRDRRSRSSSRDRRRKESSRSQQEWKQSASQTQTSTPNPANPGGYVPPVHNQYQAPPPPNTSQPPPPLSAYNQGYSTYNYNYGQGYDYSYQQPTSYRSDYPPPNWQGNQVSYNNQQPPPPPTLTSQQESSRPVDSGSSGLVSSLARPEDARKEAIAAEVKQQKATLAKQREEYVKKSATLQRELEILRQQCDEIGKEGGRENNRIIKENQKLQIEIQNKMKSIHNVIDMLTGIIGDKATVDDLKSKFKLEINKRSRSPKEDFPKGKSESPDRSSASDSDKESKIERETKERRSPEDSKPMYNFVHYDPEMHWCKVCDIFPKTAKEYLNHLHSNEHKEACLERKIVDMPWHERNGEGTEKEVPYYPGLPTKRTPIKGLQFFSAATAWYCKLCDSWIGDLHCASLHLKSKQHSENYSRFVDQNPHWETDWMADREKAFSEEKHKQIQMELQKHKEDDPPPKKKSKKSKKKSKKSKKRRNRSSGSDSSSESENSDTDSDQDMSKSIRVAMRNKMKASTQAILNEEIDYHRIKLKGHWSKMAQHLNQPPTPEPQSVETDERQLLNSIRDKLKAKQEEEMKSISNRRLSQEKTIEEEEEEEEEEEEEEPEQTSFSNKVKAESLEAWGPKEPPKPFWIKKEEEKPQPIANKPIELPKPEEMPKPHMGFWTKQQVNMTVKPPESCKSMEKEDERERESERYKDDRDRKYERREDKYERYNRYERRRGRDRDRDRDRDRDRDRDRDRDRDRERERDYYDDRRKRDSNDSPRRERSWRDSPKRNYDKYGKDRRDDNSSNDESKFEKKTNESASKSKKGSMPSKKSAPQVSKGKLPFIGRLPLFKKKTEEPKLPEKDITPLPYQQSKFEDTPKVPNEIINPPGVVHITKLATPLNLGNNSNSNNNSAANSSNTSIPPVQNNKNQSMKILVAPPPPVLNETKPTQQVVDMEIEDQTEETVIEEPIIEQQKQGVSKLPLPPHPPPPLNRPPPSFSAQPSQQQQSPQQSVQTRPQFPTNRPPPPFLSNPPPFVQSQPRFSPHQPVRPPVQTHPPYMTNPPPQMPTVPPFVQNHQNPPPPPLPTVEGATADIAEIPEPTEKRTDPSIPLPDDLQEALNIIFPKEETETKQQNSQETNIMYSSMYSMLGCVGYGPEYMDQPPPEITQAESEVDTQPGPDDLKMLGIDEGDTIL, encoded by the exons ATGGAGCAAGATTCGAGACGTAAAGGACCAAGAAGCCCTAGTGCAGATTCAGAAGATTCATCTCATAGAAGAAGATCAAGAAAGTACGATAGATCTCCTTCTCCAAGAAGAAGTAGATATCGCCGATCTCGTTCTCGGGATAGAAGATCGCGTTCAAGTTCAAGGgatcgaagaagaaaagagtcCAGTCGTTCGCAACAAGAATGGAAACAATCGGCATCTCAGACTCAGACTTCTACCCCGAACCCAGCCAATCCTGGTGGCTACGTGCCACCAGTTCATAATCAGTATCAG GCACCTCCGCCTCCAAATACCAGTCAACCGCCGCCACCTTTATCGGCTTATAACCAGGGGTACAGTACCTACAACTACAACTATGGACAAGGCTATGACTATAGTTACCAGCAACCTACTAGTTACCGCAGT GATTATCCACCACCGAACTGGCAAGGGAACCAGGTATCTTATAATAATCAGCAGCCACCACCACCGCCTACGTTAACATCCCAACAAGAATCGTCAAGACCAGTGGACAGTGGTTCTTCTGGATTGGTATCGTCTTTGGCAAGACCGGAGGATGCCAGGAAAGAAG CAATCGCAGCTGAAGTAAAACAGCAGAAAGCAACGCTGGCTAAACAACGCGAAGAATATGTTAAGAAATCTGCTACGTTGCAACGTGAGCTGGAAATTTTACGTCAACAGTGCGATGAAATTGGTAAAGAGGGTGGACGGGAAAATAATCGCATCATTAAAGAAAATCAGAAGTTGCAG ATTGAAATACAAAACAAAATGAAGTCGATACACAACGTTATCGACATGCTTACCGGAATTATAGGAGACAAAGCTACGGTAGACGATCTTAAAAGCaagtttaaattagaaattaacaAACGTTCACGAAGTCCTAAAGAAGATTTTCCGAAAGGAAAATCAGAGTCACCTGATAGATCGTCGGCATCCGATTCTGACAAGGAGTCCAAAATTGAACGTGAGACGAAAGAGCGAAGGTCTCCTGAAGATTCAAAACCAATGTACAATTTCGTACATTATGATCCAGAAATGCACTGGTGTAAAGTCTGCGATATATTTCCTAAAACGGCAAAGGAATATTTGAATCATCTGCATAGCAATGAGCACAAAGAAGCATGTTTA GAACGCAAGATAGTTGATATGCCATGGCATGAGCGGAATGGAGAGGGAACGGAAAAGGAAGTGCCCTATTATCCTGGACTGCCAACGAAAAGAACACCAATTAAAG GTTTGCAGTTCTTCAGTGCTGCGACGGCATGGTATTGTAAACTTTGCGATTCCTGGATCGGCGATCTCCATTGCGCGAGTTTGCATTTGAAATCCAAACAGCATTCAGAGAATTATTCT cGTTTTGTAGACCAGAATCCTCATTGGGAAACCGATTGGATGGCAGATCGCGAGAAAGCTTTCTCCGAGGAGAAACACAAACAGATCCAAATGGAACTGCAGAAACATAAAGAGGACGATCCTCCGCCGAAGAAGAAGTCGAAGAAAAGCAAAAAGAAGTCGAAGAAATCTAAGAAACGAAGGAACAGAAGCAGCGGTAGCGATAGTTCCAGCGAATCAGAAAATTCCGACACCGATTCTGATCAGGACATGTCCAAGAGTATTCGTGTTGCTATGCGTAATAAAATGAAAGCATCGACTCAAGCGATCCTCAACGAGGAAATAGACTATCATCGAATAAAACTGAAAGGTCATTGGTCGAAAATGGCACAGCATTTGAATCAGCCACCAACTCCGGAACCGCAATCGGTAGAAACCGACGAGAGGCAATTGTTAAATTCGATCAGAGATAAACTGAAGGCTAAACAAGAAGAGGAGATGAAATCAATCAGTAATCGAAGATTGAGCCAAGAGAAAACAattgaagaggaagaagaggaggaggaagaggaagaggaagaagaaccaGAGCAAACCTCTTTCTCGAACAAAGTTAAAGCAGAGAGTTTAGAAGCTTGGGGGCCAAAAGAACCACCTAAGCCTTTTTggataaaaaaggaagaagaaaagccgCAACCAATCGCTAATAAACCAATCGAACTACCGAAGCCGGAAGAAATGCCAAAACCACACATGGGATTTTGGACGAAACAGCAGGTCAACATGACCGTTAAGCCGCCCGAAAGTTGCAAATCGATGGAGAAAGAAGATGAGAGAGAACGCGAGAGTGAAAGATACAAGGACGATCGCGATAGAAAGTACGAGAGACGGGAGGATAAATACGAACGTTATAACAGATACGAAAGAAGACGTGGCCGGGACAGAGACAGGGATCGAGACAGAGATAGGGACAGGGACAGGGATAGGGACAGAGATCGTGACAGGGAAAGGGAGAGGGATTACTATGATGATCGAAGGAAACGAGACAGTAATGATTCTCCGCGACGAGAAAGAAGTTGGCGCGACAGTCCAAAAAGAAATTACGATAAATACGGCAAAGATAGAAGAGATGACAATTCGTCCAACGACGAGtcgaaatttgaaaagaaaacaaaCGAGTCCGCGTCCAAGTCCAAGAAGGGTAGTATGCCTAGTAAAAAGTCAGCACCTCAGGTATCTAAAGGCAAGTTACCCTTTATTGGTAGATTACCGTTGTTCaagaaaaaaacagaagagCCGAAGTTGCCTGAAAAGGATATCACCCCTCTCCCGTACCAGCAAAGTAAATTCGAGGATACACCAAAAGTTCCCAATGAAATCATCAATCCCCCAGGTGTGGTTCATATCACTAAACTTGCTACTCCGCTTAATCTTGGTAATAACAGCAACAGTAATAACAATAGCGCCGCTAACAGTAGTAACACCAGCATTCCACCTGTTCAAAACAATAAAAATCAGTCGATGAAGATATTAGTAGCTCCGCCACCGCCAGTATTGAACGAAACAAAACCGACGCAACAAGTAGTTGATATGGAAATCGAAGATCAAACCGAGGAGACGGTGATAGAGGAGCCGATAATAGAACAGCAAAAGCAGGGTGTATCTAAATTACCTTTGCCTCCTCATCCTCCACCACCGTTAAACAGACCACCGCCATCTTTCTCGGCTCAACCGTCGCAGCAACAGCAATCCCCGCAACAATCTGTCCAAACCAGACCACAATTCCCTACAAACCGACCACCGCCACCGTTCTTGTCTAATCCACCACCGTTCGTTCAAAGTCAGCCACGATTCTCTCCTCATCAACCGGTACGTCCACCAGTACAGACTCATCCTCCTTATATGACAAACCCTCCGCCCCAAATGCCCACCGTTCCTCCTTTCGTTCAGAATCATCAGAATCCACCACCGCCTCCGTTACCAACCGTCGAAGGCGCGACAGCGGATATCGCTGAGATACCAGAACCTACCGAGAAACGAACCGATCCCAGCATTCCTTTGCCCGATGACCTGCAAGAAGCTCTGAACATTATTTTCCCCAAAGAAGAAACGGAAACTAAGCAGCAAAACAGCCAAGAAACAAATATCATGTATTCGTCTATGTATAGTATGTTAGGCTGCGTTGGTTACGGGCCAGAATATATGGATCAACCACCACCTGAGATCACGCAAGCTGAAAGCGAGGTGGATACTCAACCTGGACCAGATGATTTAAAGATGTTAGGTATTGACGAAGGAGATACAATCctgtaa
- the LOC117602539 gene encoding ADP-dependent glucokinase, with protein MGYNRRLKFGTALTVLIVLFAVYYRNTENVLQKRLQALIHGLEKLENKHVVTSRPKVAIGYGVCTDVYVNAKQLLAYSKEIGRPEHFDEINTEIELLKSFAYYFRHGAAAERYMANRTLFDALVTKARSFPSSYSTIGGNAAIMALRFAQEGCDVTLAAKLTRSLHQMIPQVINIIGGEAKRDDIHLVIEYKHGDVWGPYSSARANRYIVHNDANNPMLSSLDAFNKILSTYDPHLLVISGLQMMDNYPFPDGERETLLLKVKKQMVERPPSTKIHFEMASFAEEKLLFELCDSVIPFADSLGMNEQEIANLHNAMYYGNISLVANSTPRIATVLDQMRTLFVLIRMRSKNIPHSRQLTRIHVHTLAYQAIFTAKNTMWKNTMGAAAKASLTAHRHVCATSHVDIRKAALILDDSFSTSIVDGTRIALDIEKPVSCWDEALKVGNENIPIQVCVAPVLVCTEAAQTAGGGDNISSAGLVLQI; from the exons ATGGGGTACAACAGGAGGTTAAAATTTGGTACAGCTCTTACTGTACTAATAGTTTTATTTGCTGTTTAttatagaaatacagaaaacgTTCTTCAGAAACGTTTACAGGCTTTAATTCACGGGTTAGAAAAGCTTGAGAACAAACATGTGGTAACTTCCAGGCCGAAGGTTGCAATAGGTTATGGTGTCTGTACTGACGTCTATGTTAATGCTAAACAGTTACTTGCATATTCTAAAGAAATTGGACGACCCGAACATTTTGACGAAATTAACACGGAAATAGAGCTTTTGAAAAGTTTTGCTTATTACTTTCGTCATGGAGCTGCTGCGGA GAGATACATGGCTAATCGTACGTTGTTTGATGCACTGGTTACCAAAGCTAGATCATTTCCATCATCATATTCTACCATTGGTGGTAATGCAGCAATCATGGCATTAAGATTTGCACAAGAGGGATGCGATGTTACACTCGCTGCAAAGCTGACTAGATCTTTGCATCAAATGATACCCcaagttattaatattattggaGGTGAGGCAAAGAGGGATGACATTCATTTAGTTATAGAATATAAACACGGAGATGTGTGGGGCCCATATTCTAGTGCTAGAGCTAATAG GTATATAGTTCATAATGATGCCAATAATCCAATGCTTAGTTCTCTTGATGCATTTAATAAGATTTTATCAACATATGACCCTCATTTACTTGTTATCAGTGGTTTACAAATGATGGATAATTATCCATTTCCAGATG GTGAAAGGGAAACACTTTTGCTTAAAGTAAAGAAGCAGATGGTGGAACGACCTCCATCTACTAAGATCCATTTTGAAATGGCTTCATTTGCAGAAGAGAAGTTGCTCTTTGAATTGTGTGATTCAGTTATACCATTTGCTGATAGTTTAGGGATGAACGAGCAAGAGATAGCTAATTTACATAATGCGATGTATTATGGGAACATATCTTTAGTAGCAAATTCAACGCCGCGTATCGCGACAGTTTTAGATCAGATGAGAACGTTATTCGTACTTATTCGTATGAGAAGCAAAAACATTCCTCATTCTCGACAACTGACAAGAATTCATGTACATACATTAGCATATCAAGCTATATTTACTGCCAAAAATACTATGTGGAAAAATACAATGGGTGCAGCAGCTAAAGCATCGTTAACAGCACATAGACACGTATGTGCAACGAGTCAC GTTGATATTAGGAAAGCTGCTTTAATTTTAGACGACAGTTTTTCAACCTCTATCGTCGACGGTACTAGAATTGCACTGGATATCGAGAAACCAGTATCCTGTTGGGACGAAGCGTTGAAAGTAGGAAACGAAAATATTCCTATTCAGGTTTGCGTTGCACCGGTGTTGGTCTGCACCGAAGCAGCTCAGACCGCAGGTGGTGGCGATAATATTTCAAGCGCTGGTCTTGTGTTACAAATATaa